Proteins from a genomic interval of Trichoderma breve strain T069 chromosome 2, whole genome shotgun sequence:
- a CDS encoding haloacid dehalogenase-like hydrolase domain-containing protein, which produces MELTRMKVVFFDLDGTLFDHYHSLRLAIAAIQRNYNELKEKNIDELIDKYNLALQQAYDAYLDKVIAYEQADVQKIHLFFSSLGLPEPSLDEVQKFRGTYKAVYRKNRRATPGSIEALARLREHGYRIAIITNGQVEDQTAKAKAIGIHHLIDRIITSEEAGYRKPDRRIFQYAIEQLGASPDTGCLIGDSADSDIKGALDAQMVAIMYSPTAQNSQKLLFGQQIPIIRHMTQLLGYLGIGDH; this is translated from the coding sequence ATGGAACTAACACGAATGAAAGTTGTCTTTTTTGATCTGGACGGCACGCTGTTTGACCACTACCATTCGCTGCGCCTTGCGATAGCCGCCATACAGAGGAATTATAATGAactcaaagagaagaatattgATGAATTGATCGACAAGTATAACcttgctcttcaacaagcctATGATGCTTACCTAGACAAGGTGATCGCATACGAACAGGCCGACGTCCAGAAGATTCACCTATTTTTTTCATCGCTTGGCTTGCCAGAACCCAGCCTTGACGAGGTCCAGAAGTTTCGTGGCACGTACAAAGCAGTTTATAGAAAGAATCGGAGGGCAACACCAGGAAGTATCGAGGCTCTAGCCCGGCTGCGTGAGCATGGATACcgcattgccatcatcaccaatgGGCAGGTCGAAGATCAgacagccaaagccaaagccatcgGCATACACCATCTGATCGACCGCATTATCACTTCTGAGGAAGCTGGATATAGAAAGCCTGATCGCCGTATCTTCCAATACGCCATCGAACAGCTCGGCGCTTCTCCCGACACAGGATGTTTGATTGGCGACTCTGCCGACTCGGACATCAAAGGTGCCTTGGATGCACAGATGGTCGCTATAATGTACTCCCCTACAGCCCAGAACTCCCAAAAGCTCCTGTTTGGGCAACAAATACCAATCATACGACACATGACCCAACTCCTAGGCTATTTGGGCATCGGCGACCATTGA
- a CDS encoding zinc-binding dehydrogenase domain-containing protein: MTAQAVPKVQTAIIQSGDGGQGGQNLTISNTVPIPAFTSPHDVLVRVLAVALNPTDHKMPSHFPSPGNRVGCDFCGVIVQAGDEVQKDSLMQVGARVCGGLFPYGLPQGGAEPDCGAFAQYIVADSRLLVRVPDTWSDLQGAVLGGIGWTTAALAMSDSDALGLPGYPSTPAAKSKNGKPVPVIVYGAATATGTMACQLLTLSGYAPIAIASKQSAELATTYGAHATAAYTSPTCDQDIKEALADIGITEPIRHAIDCITTRESAKLCFTALHRMGGRYACLEGLPAEWRTRRAVHVKEVMAFEGHGRDMIVNDPTYSRTASPVLFELCKRWTAEVQGLVDTDRLKSHPVREVKGEWEGIINGLATLQKGGVRGEKLAIQVAVL, from the coding sequence ATGACAGCCCAAGCGGTACCAAAGGTTCAGACAGCCATTATTCAGTCCGGGGATGGGGGCCAGGGGGGCCAGAACCTGACCATCTCCAATACGGTCCCGATCCCTGCCTTTACTTCGCCTCACGACGTCCTTGTACGTGTCCTCGCCGTCGCACTCAACCCGACCGACCACAAGATGCCCTCCCACTTCCCCTCGCCCGGAAACAGGGTTGGCTGCGATTTCTGCGGCGTCATTGTCCaggctggagatgaagtccAGAAGGACAGCCTCATGCAGGTCGGCGCTCGCGTGTGCGGGGGGCTTTTCCCCTACGGCCTTCCCCAAGGGGGTGCTGAGCCAGACTGCGGGGCGTTTGCCCAGTACATTGTAGCCGACAGCCGGCTCCTCGTCCGTGTCCCGGACACGTGGAGCGATCTCCAAGGGGCGGTTCTGGGCGGAATTGGTTGGACGACGGCCGCTCTGGCAATGTCAGACTCTGACGCCCTGGGGCTGCCCGGCTACCCGTCCACCCCCGCTGCCAAGTCTAAGAACGGCAAGCCAGTCCCGGTGATCGTTTACGGCgccgccacggccacggGCACCATGGCATGCCAATTGCTGACTTTGTCGGGATACgcccccatcgccatcgcaTCGAAGCAGTCGGCTGAGCTCGCAACTACGTACGGGGCCCACGCAACCGCGGCTTACACATCGCCCACGTGTGACCAAGACATCAAAGAGGCTTTGGCCGATATTGGCATCACGGAGCCGATCCGCCACGCCATTGATTGTATCACTACGCGAGAATCGGCCAAACTGTGTTTCACCGCTCTACATCGCATGGGAGGCCGCTACGCCTGTCTCGAGGGCTTGCCTGCTGAGTGGCGCACTCGGCGCGCCGTACACGTCAAGGAGGTCATGGCCTTTGAGGGCCACGGGCGTGACATGATTGTCAACGACCCCACGTATTCGCGGACCGCCAGCCCGGTCCTGTTTGAGCTGTGCAAGCGCTGGACGGCCGAGGTTCAGGGCTTAGTGGATACGGACCGTCTCAAGAGCCATCCGGTCCGCGAGGTCAAGGGGGAATGGGAgggcatcatcaatggcCTGGCGACGCTGCAGAAGGGTGGTGTAAGGGgtgagaagctggccattcAGGTAGCAGTTCTGTAG
- a CDS encoding enoyl-(Acyl carrier protein) reductase domain-containing protein encodes MLTKFLHGPSFVSGAARGIGKATAFAFAKYGSPQVAIADVDAATLKQTAKELKDQYPNVEILPIEFDAANADSTIKAIETAYSKFGRIDHAVNNVGTPGPLAPSISVSTSDFKNLIDINLTSMWIAQREQIKIMLKQEPVQQEFGKVRGTIVNMSSVWGGFGTRDFPAGTAYSTTKHGIRGLTKSDANQYASEGIRINAICPGYTFTTIDIGNEGPELQYILDQAMHRTAMKRFAQPEEIANGITYLSSWMSSYMSGEAMLVDGGFSS; translated from the exons ATGCTTACCAAATTCCTTCATGGCCCTTCTTTTGTTAGCGGTGCTGCACGCG GTATCGGAAAGGCCACTGCCTTTGCGTTTGCGAAATATGGAAGCCCCCAAGTCGCCATcgctgatgttgatgcgGCCACGTTAAAACAGACGGCCAAAGAGTTGAAGGATCAGTACCCGAACGTTGAGATTTTGCCAATTGAATTTGATGCAGCGAACGCAGACTCGACCATCAAGGCTATTGAAACAGCCTATTCGAAATTTGGGCGAATCGACCATGCGGTGAACAACGTCGGCACTCCAGGCCCCTTGGCCCCCAGCATATCCGTCTCAACGAGCGATTTCAAGAACCTCATTGATATCAACTTGACAAGCATGTGGATTGCACAAAGAGAACAGATCAAAATTATGCTTAAGCAAGAACCTGTTCAGCAAGA GTTCGGTAAAGTTCGAGGTACAATTGTAAACATGTCGTCTGTTTGGGGCGGATTCGGTACAAGAGATTTTCCAGCAGGGACAGCATATTCTACAA CTAAACATGGCATTAGAGGCCTAACAAAAAGC GATGCGAACCAATATGCCTCGGAAGGCATACGAATCAATGCGATTTGCCCAGGTTACACATTCACAACCATTGACATAGGAAATGAGGGTCCAGAATTGCAATACATTCTGGACCAGGCAATGCACAGAACAGCAATGAAAAGATTTGCCCAGCCTGAGGAAATCGCCAATGGCATTACGTATCTGAGTTCTTGGATGAGCTCGTACATGAGTGGCGAGGCTATGTTGGTCGATGG TGGATTTTCTTCTTAA
- a CDS encoding short chain dehydrogenase domain-containing protein has product MPSLSHFLGHFFPPKPTFTEASLPADLSGKVYVVTGANSGIGKDIARILHAKNAKVYILCRSEDKAREAIQDIEKANPSSKGALVFIACDLADLPNTKAAAEAFLAQEQRLDVLFNNAGVMVGPSEAGKPIPRTAQGFELCLGVNCVATHLLTKMLTPTLIATEGLTRIVWYSSFGMEMGAHKDVGVSLDNLDYHRPEKETQRYILSKTGAWALGIEHNRHYKAQGVASVPIDPGNVISGLPRDQALQLRIVAKIVCYPTVYGAYTALYAGFSPDVVSDQADWTKEWVAPFGRMFPLRPDLTNATLLEKDGGNGGTAKFWDWCEEQIKEYV; this is encoded by the exons ATGCCGTCGCTGTCGCACTTCTTGGGGCACTTTTTCCCCCCCAAGCCCACCTTCACCGAGGCAAGCTTGCCCGCAGACCTCTCGGGCAAGGTGTATGTCGTCACAGGTGCCAACAGTGGCATCGGAAAGGACATTGCCCGCATTCTGCATGCTAAGAACGCAAAGGTCTACATCCTATGTCGTTCTGAGGACAAGGCGCGCGAGGCCATTCAGGACATTGAGAAGGCCAACCCAAGCTCAAAGGGCGCCTTGGTCTTCATCGCCTGTGACCTCGCTGACCTGCCAAATaccaaggccgccgccgagGCTTTTCTCGCCCAAGAGCAGCGCCTAGACGTGCTCTTCAACAATGCCGGTGTC ATGGTTGGCCCGAGTGAGGCCGGCAAGCCCATTCCCAGAACGGCGCAGGGCTTCGAGCTCTGCTTGGGCGTCAACTGCGTCGCCACTCACCTGCTGACCAAGATGCTCACGCCGACTCTCATCGCCACCGAGGGCCTGACGCGCATCGTCTGGTATAGCTCGTTCGGCATGGAGATGGGCGCGCACAAGGACGTGGGTGTCTCCCTCGATAACCTCGACTACCACAGGCCAGAAAAGGAAACCCAGCGCTACATCCTCAGCAAGACAGGCGCCTGGGCTTTGGGCATCGAGCACAACCGCCACTACAAGGCCCAAGGCGTCGCCAGCGTGCCCATCGACCCCGGCAACGTCATCTCCGGCCTACCACGAGACCAAGCCCTGCAGCTGCGCATCGTCGCCAAGATCGTGTGTTACCCGACCGTGTACGGCGCTTACACGGCTCTCTACGCCGGCTTTTCACCGGACGTCGTTTCCGACCAGGCGGACTGGACCAAGGAGTGGG TTGCTCCGTTTGGACGCATGTTTCCTCTCCGGCCCGACTTGACAAACGCCACGTTgttggagaaagatggcgGAAACGGGGGCACAGCCAAGTTTTGGGATTGGTGCGAGGAACAGATCAAGGAGTATGTTTAA
- a CDS encoding enoyl-CoA hydratase/isomerase domain-containing protein, translating into MEKSFLVPCPPFELQLSHLDRTFPPTHSKRILCFSLSPDVDRQRVVDYLYIAFHHTVQRVPFLAGSIVPFSEEEGGRPWLRNLIPQGNARLEIKDLSSELSFAELEKSNFSQNLLDTEKLCPLPDVAYVSEEPVPVCAFQANFIEGGLLLVVSIVHIAADGRGVTQVINIFANQLVKAQSGELGFPLKQREDIYQSDRTVLVTGNGAQGAIENHAAWTSEPMSAHLQIRDVETSCRTFRISAKALVELKRVASAPSRGPDAWISTNDAITGFIWRSIMLARQRAGILADGATTHLAQPIDCRTLLRLPDPYFGNVLYVTKTSTPLAVIADDQRGIAEASFMVRAELNSMTGEKFRDLLAYAERTEKEFHTRGNIIEDLATGGLMITSHFKFGLHEMDFGPIFGDGHMKALRLPATGTVCGVIIVMPRLDDGSCEFLITEEPKTIQCLLEDDVFTRFTREGDATIPAAIAQPNNTKIPSTLCVSNVDASHVGTIRIIQLYRPETKNAISRQMLQELSQQIEEIHSEKSASGTRALILASAVDNVFCAGADLKERKKMSVSETQQFLVALRDMFSRLAALPIPTIACVSGLALGGGLELALCCHLRVFSSNARVGLPETRLAIIPGAGGTYRLSKIVGSSNALDLVLTGRHLEASEAASMGLCHRLVTVDAEGTGQSPDKQRALSIETGIALAQEICMGGPVAVRAAVSALAVPGEATENAAYDSVLETKDRIEALQAYSEKRKPIFTGE; encoded by the coding sequence ATGGAGAAATCTTTCCTGGTGCCGTGCCCCCCATTTGAGCTTCAACTGTCTCACTTGGATCGGACTTTTCCACCAACTCACTCCAAAAGAATCTTATGCTTCTCGCTATCACCAGATGTAGACCGCCAGCGCGTAGTAGACTACCTCTACATCGCTTTCCATCACACCGTCCAGCGtgttccttttcttgctGGCTCAATAGTCCCATTCTCTGAGGAGGAAGGGGGACGTCCTTGGCTTCGCAATCTTATACCCCAAGGAAACGCGAGATTGGAAATCAAAGACCTGTCGAGCGAGCTCAGCTTTGCTGAACTCGAAAAGTCAAATTTCTCCCAGAATCTTCTAGACACTGAGAAGCTCTGCCCCTTACCAGATGTTGCCTATGTTTCGGAAGAGCCAGTACCAGTCTGCGCGTTCCAGGCCAATTTTATCGAGGGcggcttgcttcttgtcgtATCAATCGTCCACATCGCTGCCGATGGTCGAGGAGTGACGCAAGTGATCAATATCTTTGCCAATCAGCTCGTCAAGGCGCAGTCCGGCGAACTTGGCTTTCCTCTGAAACAAAGAGAGGACATCTACCAGTCTGATCGGACGGTCCTCGTTACAGGCAATGGAGCACAGGGTGCTATTGAGAATCACGCTGCTTGGACCTCAGAACCTATGAGCGCCCATCTCCAAATCAGAGATGTCGAGACCTCGTGCCGGACATTCCGCATCAGCGCCAAAGCTCTGGTGGAATTGAAACGTGTCGCTTCCGCACCCTCTCGTGGCCCTGATGCCTGGATATCAACAAATGATGCCATCACAGGGTTTATCTGGCGGAGCATCATGCTTGCTCGTCAACGTGCTGGTATTCTGGCCGATGGAGCAACTACACATCTCGCCCAGCCCATAGATTGCCGAACCCTTCTTCGGCTTCCTGACCCGTACTTCGGTAATGTCCTTTATGTGACCAAGACTTCGACGCCCCTGGCGGTGATAGCAGATGACCAACGCGGTATCGCAGAGGCGTCCTTTATGGTGCGTGCCGAGCTCAATTCCATGACTGGGGAGAAATTTCGAGACCTTCTTGCATACGCGGAGCGGACCGAAAAGGAGTTTCACACGCGTGGCAATATTATCGAGGACTTGGCCACAGGAGGACTCATGATAACGAGTCATTTTAAGTTCGGCCTACATGAGATGGACTTTGGACCTATATTTGGTGACGGACATATGAAAGCTCTCCGTCTGCCAGCTACAGGAACCGTATGCGGCGTGATCATCGTGATGCCCCGGCTGGATGATGGGAGCTGCGAATTCCTGATTACGGAGGAGCCAAAAACTATTCAGTGTCTGTTAGAAGACGACGTCTTCACTCGGTTTACCAGAGAAGGGGATGCTACAATCCCAGCCGCCATCGCTCAACCCAACAACACAAAAATACCCTCAACGTTGTGCGTAAGTAACGTTGATGCGTCTCATGTAGGAACCATCCGAATCATTCAATTATACCGTCCTGAAACTAAAAATGCCATCTCCAGGCAAATGTTGCAAGAGCTTAGCCAACAAATCGAAGAGATACACAGCGAGAAATCAGCGTCTGGAACCAGAGCCCTGATACTCGCCAGCGCAGTGGACAACGTCTTTTGCGCCGGAGCAGATCTGAAAGAGCGAAAGAAGATGAGTGTTTCTGAGACCCAGCAGTTCTTGGTCGCCCTGCGAGACATGTTCTCCCGACTCGCAGCGCTTCCAATCCCGACCATCGCCTGCGTGTCTGGTCTGGCTCTCGGTGGTGGCTTGGAGTTGGCGCTTTGCTGCCATCTACGAGTCTTCTCGTCCAATGCACGCGTAGGCTTGCCCGAGACCCGGCTGGCCATTATTCCTGGAGCTGGTGGTACCTACCGATTGTCTAAGATTGTCGGTTCCTCCAATGCTTTGGACCTCGTCTTGACAGGGCGCCACTTGGAGGCTTCCGAAGCTGCTTCCATGGGCTTGTGCCACCGTCTCGTCACAGTAGATGCGGAGGGAACCGGTCAAAGCCCTGACAAGCAGCGGGCTCTGTCTATCGAGACCGGCATCGCTTTGGCTCAGGAGATATGCATGGGCGGACCTGTCGCTGTGCGAGCTGCTGTCAGTGCGCTTGCAGTTCCCGGCGAGGCGACGGAAAATGCAGCCTATGACTCTGTTCTCGAAACAAAAGATCGCATCGAGGCTCTACAGGCTTACAgcgagaagcgcaagccGATTTTCACTGGAGAGTAG
- a CDS encoding cytochrome p450 domain-containing protein — translation MQYASIAAAVAAAVAAYLISTFIYNIAFHPLRSYPGPLLWRATGLFKCYHFLKGDMPFVVRELHVRYGSVVRIAPGELAFSDTQAFKDIYVHKMVKWKGMYGFKPEHVQDLANVTDPVHHAFLRRHMAAGFSETALRNQESILVQHVDLLINQLRERGGGGKVPQDMRDWFMWLTFDITGMLSFGAEFGGLRYAKSAEWVATLTDNVRVLMAMSALFGYVGATTRTHTQRTKDMLRERMDRKGAYDDRDYIIDGLININDHRVESNAVMLIMAGSETTSTALTATLFALLQAPEKMARLTKEVRSTFTRDEDITMASTLDKLPYLMACINESLRWYPPSVSGLARVVPNGGAKISGHYVPEGTIVAAWTWSVTRDPRYFADAYEFHPERWLPGEDERFANDELDASPPFSVGPRSCMGKNLAMAEMRLTLARMIYNFDVTLSTPFDGDWFKGQKAYLVWDKPSVLVNCTPVGES, via the exons ATGCAGTACGCATCAATAGCAGCCGCCGTGGCTGCGGCGGTTGCAGCGTACTTGATATCAACCTTCATTTACAACATTGCCTTTCATCCGCTCCGTTCATATCCCGGCCCGTTGCTATGGCGTGCAACCGGGCTCTTCAAGTGCTACCACTTTCTCAAGGGCGATATGCCCTTTGTTGTGCGCGAGCTCCACGTGCGCTACGGATCGGTGGTACGCATAGCCCCAGGGGAGTTGGCCTTTTCCGACACACAGGCCTTCAAGGATATTTACGTCCACAAGATGGTCAAGTGGAAGGGCATGTATGGCTTCAAGCCTGAACATGTCCAGGACCTTGCCAATGTCACAGACCCGGTCCATCATGCTTTTCTGCGCCGCCACATGGCCGCAGGCTTCAGTGAGACGGCCCTGCGCAACCAAGAGAGCATCCTCGTCCAGCATGTCGACCTGTTGATCAACCAGCTGCGTGAgcgcggcggcggaggcaaGGTGCCGCAAGATATGCGCGACTGGTTCATGTGGCTCACCTTTGACATCACGGGCATGCTCTCCTTCGGAGCCGAGTTCGGGGGTCTCCGCTACGCCAAATCGGCCGAGTGGGTGGCGACGCTAACTGACAATGTCCGGGTCTTGATGGCCATGAGTGCCCTGTTTGGTTACGTCGGTGCAACCACTCGCA CCCACACGCAGAGGACCAAAGACATGCTGCGTGAGCGGATGGACCGCAAGGGTGCCTACGACGACCGCGACTACATCATTGATGGCTTaatcaacatcaacgacCACAGGGTCGAATCCAATGCCGTCATGCTCATCATGGCTGGCTCAGAGACAACGTCAACGGCCCTTACCGCCACGCTATTTGCGCTGCTTCAGGCACCAGAAAAGATGGCACGCCTAACCAAGGAGGTCCGGTCCACGTTTACTCGCGATGAAGACATCACCATGGCCTCGACCCTGGACAAGTTGCCATATCTGATGGCCTGCATTAACGAGAGCCTGCGGTGGTATCCACCTTCCGTGTCCGGCCTGGCCCGCGTGGTGCCCAATGGCGGTGCAAAGATCTCTGGCCACTATGTTCCTGAAGGCACCATTGTCGCCGCCTGGACCTGGTCCGTGACACGAGATCCGCGGTATTTTGCTGACGCCTACGAGTTTCACCCTGAGCGGTGGCTGCCAGGGGAGGACGAGCGCTTCGCCAACGATGAACTGGATGCGTCGCCGCCCTTTAGCGTTGGGCCGAGGAGCTGCATGGGTAAAAA CCTCGCCATGGCTGAGATGCGCCTTACACTGGCCCGTATGATTTACAACTTTGATGTCACATTGTCCACACCGTTTGACGGTGACTGGTTCAAGGGTCAAAAAGCATATCTTGTCTGGGACAAGCCATCCGTATTAGTGAACTGCACCCCGGTTGGCGAGTCCTAA
- a CDS encoding FAD binding domain-containing protein, producing MASLARALAAVSLAVSIGSADAYTANNCKNLPGDAGWPSPSAWSKLNATLKGQLIATVPQAHVCHTLPSNSFNANACDELQSTWTQAETYVPKPAEILNAYFQNQSCDPFTPISRSCELGNYASYSINVTTAQHVAAGFDFARQNNVRLVVKTTGHDFMGKSTGKGALSLWMANLKEKTIIRSYSNPNSTYKGPAIKLGSGVIAGEADEFVGANGYRVVTGECASTGPVGGYTQGGGHSLLGGAYGMAADNVLEWEVVTPQGDHVIATPSSNSDLYWAISGGGGGTYGVVLSMTTKIYPDGKVATGSLSFTLAGSGSAGNDETAFWQGVNLWFQSVPGFLGLKQGTVGSENATMLSQITNSSFALLGITFPDQTVTQLQNTLEPYLNGLKALNINYTFSTTQQPSYVQSFNQTRGLGPLPWGVIPTTEVWASRLVPVSFVENTTAVASLVDVYRSAVQDNAFSVGCNVLGGFNAPAHPDNSVFPGWRDLAVICNVLHQWDFTAPLDTNLSFKRRLVSEVQPAVEAVTPGTGVYLNEMDPWYEGDFKTEMYGVNYDKLLSIKHKYDPDSLLWGLFAVGGDESTLDANGRLCRV from the coding sequence ATGGCTTCCTTAGCACGAGCTCTCGCCGCTGTATCTCTGGCCGTATCAATTGGATCGGCCGACGCTTACACGGCGAACAACTGCAAGAACCTGCCCGGTGACGCAGGCTGGCCCAGTCCTTCTGCCTGGTCCAAGCTAAATGCGACGCTCAAAGGCCAGCTAATCGCCACCGTGCCTCAAGCACATGTGTGCCACACACTACCCAGCAACAGCTTCAATGCAAATGCATGTGACGAGCTGCAGTCGACTTGGACCCAGGCAGAAACCTACGTTCCGAAGCCTGCCGAGATCCTCAACGCCTATTTCCAAAACCAGTCCTGCGACCCCTTCACTCCAATCAGCAGATCCTGCGAACTTGGAAACTATGCCTCCTACTCTATCAACGTGACGACTGCTCAGCACGTCGCTGCCGGCTTTGACTTTGCGCGCCAAAACAATGTCCGCCTGGTGGTCAAGACGACCGGCCATGACTTCATGGGCAAGTCCACCGGCAAGGGCGCCCTCTCTCTGTGGATGGCCAacctcaaggagaagaccaTCATCCGCTCGTACTCCAACCCCAACTCGACCTACAAGGGACCTGCCATCAAACTCGGTTCAGGCGTGATTGCCGGCGAGGCTGATGAGTTCGTCGGCGCAAATGGCTACCGTGTCGTCACGGGCGAGTGCGCCAGCACCGGCCCTGTTGGCGGATACACTCAGGGTGGCGGCCACTCGCTGCTCGGCGGTGCCTACGGCATGGCAGCCGACAATGTTCTCGAATGGGAGGTCGTTACACCTCAGGGTGACCATGTTATTGCCACTCCATCGAGCAATTCCGACCTGTACTGGGCCAtcagcggcggtggtggcggcaCCTACGGTGTTGTCCTGAGCATGACAACCAAGATCTACCCTGACGGAAAGGTTGCGACCGGTTCTCTGTCGTTTACTTTGGCTGGATCTGGGTCGGCTGGCAATGATGAGACAGCTTTTTGGCAGGGTGTTAACCTCTGGTTCCAGTCTGTTCCCGGATTTTTGGGCCTCAAACAAGGCACCGTTGGCTCAGAGAACGCGACGATGCTTAGCCAAATCACCAACAGCTCGTTTGCCCTCCTGGGCATCACTTTCCCCGACCAGACCGTTACGCAGCTCCAGAATACCTTGGAACCGTATCTCAACGGCCTCAAGgccctcaacatcaactaCACGTTTTCTACGACACAACAGCCGTCGTACGTCCAGTCCTTCAACCAAACCAGAGGTTTGGGCCCTCTTCCATGGGGCGTCATCCCTACGACCGAGGTGTGGGCTAGCCGCCTCGTCCCCGTGTCCTTCGTGGAGAACACCACGGCCGTCGCCAGCCTCGTGGACGTTTACCGTTCCGCCGTCCAAGACAACGCTTTCTCCGTCGGCTGCAACGTGCTGGGTGGTTTCAACGCGCCCGCTCACCCTGATAACTCCGTCTTCCCCGGCTGGCGTGACCTCGCCGTCATTTGCAACGTCTTGCACCAGTGGGATTTTACGGCGCCTCTCGACACGAACCTTAGCTTCAAGCGCCGGCTCGTTTCGGAAGTCCAGCCGGCCGTCGAGGCTGTCACTCCTGGCACTGGTGTCTACTTGAACGAGATGGATCCCTGGTACGAGGGCGACTTCAAGACCGAGATGTACGGTGTCAACTACGATAAGCTGCTCAGCATCAAGCACAAGTACGACCCCGATTCTTTGTTGTGGGGTCTCTTTGCCGTTGGCGGTGATGAGTCTACCTTGGACGCAAATGGAAGACTCTGCCGAGTCTGA